The genomic region CCGCTCTGCCCCAGCGCCGCCGCGACCTGCGACAGCCGGAGCACCGAGATGTTGCCGCGGCCCGCCTCCAGCTCCGAGAGGTAGCGCTCCGAGACACCGCTCCGCTCGGCGAGCTGGCGCAGGGAGAGCCCCTGTTCGAGGCGCAAAAGCCGGACCCGTAGGCCCAGTTGGGTGAGGAGACGGTCCATGCTCCGCACTATAGTTCCGAGTCGCCCCGATCGCCAGCATTATACTTCTTGCGAGCGCCGCAGAAGCTCAGCTAGGGTTTGTCGCATGGAACCGATCCTTTTCGAGACCCATCCCTCCCGCTACAAGCATTGGAAGCTCGAGATCCTCGGCGACACCGCACGCCTGTGGATGGACGTCCAGGAGGACGGCGGCCTGGGCTCCGGCTACCAGCTCAAGCTCAACAGCTACGACCTCGGCGTGGACATCGAGCTCGCCGACGCGATCCAGCGGCTCCGCTTCGAGCACCCCGAGATCAAGGCACTGGTGATCGGCTCGCTGAAGGACAAGATCTTCTGCGCCGGCGCCAACATCCACATGCTCGGCGGCTCCGGTCATCCCTTCAAGGTGAACTTCTGCAAGTTCACCAACGAGACCCGCCTCTACCTCGAGGAGATGTCGGCAGCGTCGGGGATCAAGAGCCTCTGCGCCGCCAACGGCACCGCCTCGGGCGGCGGCTACGAGCTGGCGCTGGCCTGCGACGAGATCCTCCTCGTCGACGACGGCAACAGCGCCGTCTCCCTCCCCGAGGTGCCGCTCCTCGGCGTGCTCCCCGGCACCGGCGGCCTCACCCGCGTGGTCGACAAGCGCAAGGTGCGCCGCGACCACGCCGACTTCTTCTCCACCACCGCCGAGGGCGTGCGCGGCAAGCGCGCGGTGGAGTGGAAGCTGGTGGACGAGGTGGTGGCCAAGTCGAAGTTCGACGCGAAGGTCCGCGAGATCACCGGCAGGCTCGCCGCCCAGAGCGATCGCCCGGAGAACGCGAAGGGGATCGAGCTCAAGCCCCTGCAGCCCACGCGCTCGAAGGACGGCATCACCTACCGCTACGTGGAGCTCGCCCTCGATCGCGACAAGCGCACCGCCACGATCACGATGAAGGGCCCCGACGCGCCCCAGCCCGAGAACGCCGCGGGCTTCCTCGCAGCGGGCTCCGACGCCTGGGCGATCCGCGCCTTCCGCGAGCTCGACGACGCCCTCCTCCACCTCCGCTTCAACGAGCTGGAAATCGGCCTCGTGCTGCTGCGCACCGAGGGCGACGCGCAGGCGGTCCTTGCCGTGGACAAGACCCTGGAGGCGAACCAGAACGACTGGCTCGTCCGCGAGATCCGCCTCCACATGAAGCGCGTGCTCAAGCGCCTCGACCTGATGGCGCGCACCGTCTACGCGATGATCGAGCCGGGCTCCTGCTTCGCCGGCTCCCTCTTCGAGCTCACCCTCGCCGCGGACCGCAGCTACATGCTCGCCGATCCGGACCGGCCGACCCACGTGCAGCTCTCGGCGATGAACGCCGGGCCGCTGCCGATGTCGAACGGCCTCACCCGCCTGCAGACCCGCTTCCTCGACGAGCACGAGCGGGTGGCGAAGCTCCTCGCCCACGAAGGTGGCTTCGACGCCGATGCCGCCCTCGAGGCCGGCCTCGTCACCTTCGCCCCCGACGACATCGACTGGGACGACGAGGTGCGCCTCGCCGTCGAGGAGCGCGCGGCCCTGAGCCCCGACTCCCTCACCGGCATGGAGGCCAACCTGCGCTTCGCCGGCCCCGAGACGATGGAGACCAAGATCTTCGGCAGGCTCTCCGCCTGGCAGAACTGGATCTTCATCCGCCCCAACGCCACCGGCGAGAAGGGCGCCCTCTCCCTCTACGGCAAGGCCGGGCTGCGTCCCGACTTCGACATGCGCCGCACCTGATCGGAGATCAAATGAGCAACGTTTCGTTGAACGAGAAGATCCCGAACAACGTCGACCTCTCCTCCGACAAGCGCCTGCAGCGCGCGCTGGAGCAGTGGCAGCCCGAGTTCATCTCCTGGTGGAAGGACATGGGCCCCGAGGGCTTCCAGGAGAAGGACATCTACCTGCGCACCGCGATCTCGGTGGACCCGAAGGGCTGGGCCCACTTCGACTACGTGCGCATGCCCGAGTACCGCTGGGGCATCTTCCTCGCGGACCCGATCAAGGATCGCACGGTCGGCTTCGGCGATCACATCGGCGAGGCAGCGTGGCAGGAGGTGCCCGGCGAGCACCGCAACTCCCTGCGCCGGCTGATCGTGACCCAGGGCGACACCGAGCCCGCCTCGGTGGAGCAGCAGCGCCGCCTCGGGCAGAGCTGCCCCTCGCTCTACGATCTGCGCAACCTCTTCCAGGTGAACGTGGAGGAGGGCCGCCACCTCTGGGCGATGGTCTACCTCCTCCACTCCTACTTCGGCCGTGACGGCCGCGAGGAAGCGGAAGCCCTGCTGCAGCGCCGCTCCGGTGACGAGGACAAGCCGCGCATCCTCGGCGCCTTCAACGAGCCCTGCACCGATTGGCTCTCCTTCTTCATGTTCACCACCTTCACCGACCGCGACGGCAAGTACCAGCTGCTGGCGCTGGCGGAGTCCGGCTTCGATCCGCTCGCGCGGACCTGCCGCTTCATGCTCACCGAGGAAGCCCACCACATGTTCGTGGGCGAGACGGGCATCGCCCGGATCATCCAGCGCGCGGTGCAGCTGATGAAGGAGGGGACCGATCCCCGCAGCGTCGGCGCCATCGACCTGCCCACGATCCAGCGCTACCTGAACTTCTGGTACACGGTGTCGCTCGATCTCTTCGGCTCGGAGATCTCCACCAACGCCGCCAACTTCTTCGGCGCGGGCCTCAAGGGCCGCGCGAAGGAGGAGAGCTACGAGGACCACGTCGCCCTCGACCAGTTCTACGCGATGGACGTGCCCGAGGACGGCAAGCTGGTGCGCAAGGAGATCGCGATGCGCTCGGCGATGAACGAGGTGCTCCGCGACGCCTACGTCGAGGATTGCCAGAAGGCGGTCAACCGCTGGAACAAGAACACCGTCGACGTGGGCTTCACCTTCACCCTGCCGTCGCGCCGCTTCCACCGGAACCAGGGCCACTTCGCCGGCCGCCACTTCACGCCCACCGGCGAGGAGATCGGCCAGGCGCAGTACGAGGCGAAGCACGACGAGTGGCTCCCCTCGGAGAGCGACAAGGCCTACGTGCGCAGCCTGATGGTCAACCCGGTCTACGCGCCGGGCCACTTCGCCAACTGGATCGCCCCGCCGCCCCGCGGGATCAACGACCAGCCGATCGACTTCGAGTACGTCCGCTACAACGAGGGCTGATCCCGCCGCCAGGTGGCGAGAACGAAGCCGGGTCCCGCAAAGGGGCCCGGCTATTCTCGTTCGAGCGCTGCGCCGTCGACGAGCGCGAGGATCCGCGTGCGGCTTTCCGCACTACCGGCCGAGGCCAACCCTCTGCGAAGTTCCGCGGCAACGGCGACGCAGCCCGCACGCGGTCGCGCACCGGCACTCCACGCGTGCAACGGTTCGAACAATGTCCTCGCTACGCGGTCTCCTCCTTCTCCTCCCCCTCCTGGCCCTCGCCGCCTGCGGCGACGATCCCAGGCCCGGCGCCGGTCGGCCCGGCGATCCCTGCAGCGCCGCGGCCTGCGACGAGGACGCCACCTGCACCGTGGTGGACGGCGCCGCGGCGTGCATCTGCAACGAGGGCTACGCCGGCGACGGTGCCACCTGCGCCGACGTGGACGAGTGCACCGAAGCGGGGATCTGCGGCGGCGCCGGATCCTTCTGCAGCAATCTGCCCGGCGGGTACGAGTGCGGCTGCCTCGAGGGCTTCGAGCCGAAGGACGGCGCCTGCGCCGACGTCGACGAGTGTGCCCTCGGCACCGACAGCTGCGCTGGCGACCTGGTGTGCGTGAACCGGAGGGGCGGCTTCGATTGCGAATGCCCCGCCGGCTACCACGACTACGGCAGCGGCTGCGAGGACGTCGACGAGTGCTTCCTCGGCACCGCCGGGTGCGCCGAGGAGGCGATCTGCACCAACACGCCTGGCGGCTTCACCTGCGCCTGCGACGAGGGTTATTCCGGCGACGGCGCCACCTGCGTCGACGTGGACGAGTGCGCCACCGGGAACGGCGGCTGCGGTGACGACGCCACCTGCTTCAACCGGCCGGGCACCAGGCTCTGCATCTGCGACGATCCGGGGGAGACCCACGACGGCACCGCCTGCGTGCCGACGGCATCCGGCTGGCAGCCTCCGGTGGTGATCGGCCCCGGCCTCGGCGGCGAGGAGATCCCCTGGACCCAGCCGCAGGCGATCGACTCGGACGCAGACGGCAACCTCTTCGTCCTCCTCTCCAGCTACGGCGCCAACGTGCACATGCGGCGCTACGACGCGGCGACCGGCAGCTGGGGCAACCCCACCCTCCTCGCCGGTGACGAGGGCTACGAATCGCGCCTCGCGGTGGCTCCCGCAGGCGACGCCCTGGTGGCGTGGACCACGGTGCCGGTCGGCGAGGTGCCGCCCCGCGTGATGGTGCGGCGCTATGAGCCCTCCGCAGGCTGGGGCCCCGCAACGGAGATCACCCGCTCCGTGAGCGGCGAGCGCGACGTCCTCCTCCGCGGCCTCGCCGTCGACGACCAGGGGAACGCCGTGGTCGCCTGGAGCTACAGCTACGAGGACGGCGGCTGGACGAGGTACGGCACGAAGGTCCGCGTTCTCGAGGCGGGCGCCACCACCTGGAGCGAAAAGGCCACGGTCCCCGGGGCGCAGGACGGCGCGCGGATCGCCTTGCACCGGGCGGACGGCCAGCTCCACCTCGCGGTGGGTTGGGCCTGGGACGACGTCGCCACCATCGAGGGGCGCTGGGACACTGCCGCGGACAGCTGGACCTGGGACGGGCAGCCCATGGTCCACGGCACCGACGCCTACGACGCCGTGGTCGGCTACGACGCAGCGGGCGAACTCTACGCGGCGTGGGCGGAGCAGGCCGAGGAGGCGACCGAGGTGACCGTGCGCGTGCGCCGCCGCAGCACCAGCTTCGCCGGCTGGGAACCTGCCACCTTCGTCCACGTCGGCGGCTATGCCGATCTCTCGCTGCAGATCGCCCCGGGCGCAGCGGACCAGGCGCTGGTGGGCTTCGTCGCCGCCGACGACGAGGGCAGCCACGGCTGGGTCGCGCGCTACGACGGCACCTGGTTCGACGCGGTGCGGGTCGATCCCGAGGACCGCGGCGGGACGGAGGGGCTCTCGATCGACCTGCACGTGGACGGCCGCTGCGTCGCCGTCTGGTCGGACCTCGACGAGGCCGAAGGGGACCTGCGCTCGATCCAGGCCCGGGTCTGCGACGAGGCCGGGGAGCTGCGCCCCGTCGCCACCCTCGAAGCGGACGACACGATCCGCCACGTCGAACCGCGGGCCC from Vulgatibacter sp. harbors:
- the boxC gene encoding 2,3-epoxybenzoyl-CoA dihydrolase produces the protein MEPILFETHPSRYKHWKLEILGDTARLWMDVQEDGGLGSGYQLKLNSYDLGVDIELADAIQRLRFEHPEIKALVIGSLKDKIFCAGANIHMLGGSGHPFKVNFCKFTNETRLYLEEMSAASGIKSLCAANGTASGGGYELALACDEILLVDDGNSAVSLPEVPLLGVLPGTGGLTRVVDKRKVRRDHADFFSTTAEGVRGKRAVEWKLVDEVVAKSKFDAKVREITGRLAAQSDRPENAKGIELKPLQPTRSKDGITYRYVELALDRDKRTATITMKGPDAPQPENAAGFLAAGSDAWAIRAFRELDDALLHLRFNELEIGLVLLRTEGDAQAVLAVDKTLEANQNDWLVREIRLHMKRVLKRLDLMARTVYAMIEPGSCFAGSLFELTLAADRSYMLADPDRPTHVQLSAMNAGPLPMSNGLTRLQTRFLDEHERVAKLLAHEGGFDADAALEAGLVTFAPDDIDWDDEVRLAVEERAALSPDSLTGMEANLRFAGPETMETKIFGRLSAWQNWIFIRPNATGEKGALSLYGKAGLRPDFDMRRT
- the boxB gene encoding benzoyl-CoA 2,3-epoxidase subunit BoxB, with translation MSNVSLNEKIPNNVDLSSDKRLQRALEQWQPEFISWWKDMGPEGFQEKDIYLRTAISVDPKGWAHFDYVRMPEYRWGIFLADPIKDRTVGFGDHIGEAAWQEVPGEHRNSLRRLIVTQGDTEPASVEQQRRLGQSCPSLYDLRNLFQVNVEEGRHLWAMVYLLHSYFGRDGREEAEALLQRRSGDEDKPRILGAFNEPCTDWLSFFMFTTFTDRDGKYQLLALAESGFDPLARTCRFMLTEEAHHMFVGETGIARIIQRAVQLMKEGTDPRSVGAIDLPTIQRYLNFWYTVSLDLFGSEISTNAANFFGAGLKGRAKEESYEDHVALDQFYAMDVPEDGKLVRKEIAMRSAMNEVLRDAYVEDCQKAVNRWNKNTVDVGFTFTLPSRRFHRNQGHFAGRHFTPTGEEIGQAQYEAKHDEWLPSESDKAYVRSLMVNPVYAPGHFANWIAPPPRGINDQPIDFEYVRYNEG
- a CDS encoding EGF domain-containing protein; translated protein: MSSLRGLLLLLPLLALAACGDDPRPGAGRPGDPCSAAACDEDATCTVVDGAAACICNEGYAGDGATCADVDECTEAGICGGAGSFCSNLPGGYECGCLEGFEPKDGACADVDECALGTDSCAGDLVCVNRRGGFDCECPAGYHDYGSGCEDVDECFLGTAGCAEEAICTNTPGGFTCACDEGYSGDGATCVDVDECATGNGGCGDDATCFNRPGTRLCICDDPGETHDGTACVPTASGWQPPVVIGPGLGGEEIPWTQPQAIDSDADGNLFVLLSSYGANVHMRRYDAATGSWGNPTLLAGDEGYESRLAVAPAGDALVAWTTVPVGEVPPRVMVRRYEPSAGWGPATEITRSVSGERDVLLRGLAVDDQGNAVVAWSYSYEDGGWTRYGTKVRVLEAGATTWSEKATVPGAQDGARIALHRADGQLHLAVGWAWDDVATIEGRWDTAADSWTWDGQPMVHGTDAYDAVVGYDAAGELYAAWAEQAEEATEVTVRVRRRSTSFAGWEPATFVHVGGYADLSLQIAPGAADQALVGFVAADDEGSHGWVARYDGTWFDAVRVDPEDRGGTEGLSIDLHVDGRCVAVWSDLDEAEGDLRSIQARVCDEAGELRPVATLEADDTIRHVEPRAHVASGSIAAAWTAVLGEPDGQQAATAFVALRPEAP